GCAGCCACAGCACCAGCTCCTGCTCGGCGCGGCCGGGATCGACCGGGTGCGGCAGGTCAGCCAGGCGTGCGGCCAGCTTGGCGCGCTGACCGTCGCGAATGGCCGGAATCAGCGTGCGGACTTCGGTGGCGATGCGTTCGATGCCGTCCACGCGCTCGCTGATGGCCGCGGACAACTTGCCGCCTTCACGCTCACGGGCCTCGACGAAGCCGTCCAGCACCTGGTCCAGCAGGGCCAGTGCCTCGACCTGCAGGGCGGCGGCATCCGTGGCCTCGCCGCGGGTCACGCCCGGCAGCTGCAGCAGGTCGGTGAAGCTGACCTGCAGGTTCGGGAAATCGGAGGTCAGGCGGTGGGCCAGGCGGCCCAGCTGGCCCAGCAAGGCCTCGTCCACCTGCAGGTTGGCGGCCGCTTCCGGCGCGCGCAGGCGCATCACCAGATCCAGCTTGCCGCGGCTCAGGCGCGCGGCGATGCGCTCGCGCAGCTGCGGTTCGAGCGCCCGCAGTTCCTCGGGCAGGCGGGTGCCGACCTCCAGGAAGCGGTGATTGACCGAGCGCAGCTCGCAGCCCAGCGTGCCCCACGGGGTGACCCGCTCGCCGCCGGCATAGGCGGTCATGCTTCGAATCATGGATTGTGTCCGGTGCGTGCAAAGGGGGAATGGTACCCTAGCGCCCTCACCAGAGCCCCCTTGCCCGCCCCGTGAAGGCTGCGGGCGTGGCGGCGTACTCCCTTGCCATTACGGAACCCGCACCATGTCCGATTCCCGCCCCAGCGGCCGCCAGCCCGACCAGCTCCGCCCGGTCGTCATCCAACGCGGCTTCACCCGCCATGCCGAAGGTTCGGTGCTGGTGTGCTTCGGTGAAACCCGCGTGCTGTGCACCGCCAGCGTCGAGAACCGCGTGCCGGGCTTCCTGCGCGGCAAGGGCGAGGGCTGGGTGACCGCCGAATACGGCATGCTGCCGCGCGCCACCCACACCCGCAGCGACCGTGAAGCGGCCCGTGGCAAGCAGGGCGGCCGCACGCTGGAGATCCAGCGCCTGATCGGCCGCAGCCTGCGTGCCTGCGTGGACCGCAACGCGCTGGGCGAACGCACCATCACCCTCGACTGCGATGTGCTGCAGGCCGACGGTGGCACCCGCACCGCCGCCATCACCGGCGCCTACGTGGCCCTGGTCGATGCGGTGAACGTGCTGATGAAGCGCGGCGACATCAAGCGCAACCCGATCCTGGGCGCAGTGGCCGCGGTGTCGGTAGGCGTGTACCGCGGCACCCCGGTGCTGGACCTGGACTACGCCGAAGACAGCGACTGCGACACCGACATGAACGTGGTGATGAACGACGGTGGTGGCTTCATCGAGCTGCAGGGCACCGCCGAAGGGCACGCCTTCCGTCGCGATGAACTGGACGCGCTGCTGGGCCTGGCCGAGAAGGGCGTGGCCGAACTGCTGGCCGCGCAACAGGCGGCGCTGTCGGCATGAACCGGCGCCTTGCCCTGACCACCCTGGTGGTGGCCGACTATGACGAAGCCATTGCCTGGTACACCGGCAAGCTCGGCTTTGCACTGTTGGAGGACATCGACCAGGGCCACAAGCGCTGGGTGGTGGTGGGCCCGACCGACGGCAGCGCCGCCGCCCTGCTGCTGGCCCGTGCCAGCGACGAGGAACAGCGCAGCCGCATCGGCAACCAGACCGGTGGCCGCGTCGCCTTCTTCCTCAACACCGACGACTTCCACCGCGACCACGCGGCGATGCTGGCCACCGGCGTCGAGTTCCTGGAAGCGCCGCGCGAAGAGCCCTATGCAACGGTCGCGGTGTTCCGCGATCTGTATGGCAACACCTGGGACCTGCTGGAGCCCCGCCAATGAAGAAACTGGTACTGGCCAGCCACAACGCCGGCAAGCTGGTGGAGATGCAGGAGATCCTCGCCGACCTGCCACTGCAGATCACCTCGGCCGCCGAACTGGGCCTGGGCGATGTGGAAGAGACCGGCCTGACCTTCGTCGAGAACGCGCTGCTGAAGGCACGCGCAGCCTGCGAAGCGACCGGCCTGCCGGCGCTGGCCGATGATTCGGGCCTGATCGTCGATGCCCTCGGCGGCGCGCCGGGCCTGTACAGCGCGCGCTATGCCGGCCACCCGACCAACGCCGCGGCCAACAACGCCAAACTGCTGGAGGCGATGGCCGACATCCCCGATGGCCAGCGTAGCGCCCGCTTCTATGCGGTGATCGTGCTGCTGCGCCACGCTACCGACCCGCAGCCGCTGATCTGCGAAGGCCGCTGGGAAGGGCAGATCATCCGCGAACTGCGTGGCACCAATGGTTTCGGCTACAACCCGGTGTTCCTGGACACCACCCACGGCCTGACCGCCGCGGAAATGGAGCCGGCGCTGAAGAACGCCATCAGCCACCGTGCCATTGCCCTGCAGCAGCTCAAGCAGCAGCTGGCGACGCTGTACTGACGCCACCCGATCGAACCAGGGAAGCCGGCCAGCGGCCGGCACTACCAATGAAGCCCATGCCGCACGCCCACGACCACTGCAACCACCTGCCCGGCGAAGCCTGCTCCGCTGACCACGACAGCCCGCCGCGACTGGTGCCACCACCGCTGTCGCTGTACGTGCACCTGCCGTGGTGCGTGCGCAAATGCCCGTACTGCGATTTCAATTCGCACCAGGCCAAGGGCGAGCTGCCGTTCGATGCCTACATCGACGCCCTGCTGCGCGACCTGGACCAGGACCTGCCGCTGGTCTGGGGCCGGGTGGTGCACAGCGTGTTCTTCGGCGGCGGTACCCCCAGCCTGTTCCCGCCGGAAGCGATCGACCGCTTCCTGCAGCAGGCCAGTGCGCGCCTGCGCTTCGCACCCAATGCCGAAATCACCCTGGAAACCAACCCGGGCACGGCCGAGCATGGCCGTTTCGACCGCTACCGCGCGGCCGGCGTGAACCGCCTCAGCTTCGGCATCCAGAGTTTCGACGACGCCATGCTCAAGCGCCTGGGCCGCATCCACGACAGTGGCGAAGCCGAGCGCGCGGTGAAGATGGCGCAGGACGCGGGCTACGACAACTTCAACATCGACCTGATGTACGCGCTGCCGGAACAGACCCTGGCCGGTGCCGAGGCTGATCTGGAACGTGCGTTCGCGCTGCAGCCTGCGCACATCTCGCACTACCAGCTGACCCTGGAACCGAACACGGTGTTCTTCGCGCGGCCGCCGCAGGGCATTCCCGATGAAGACAACGCCTGGGACATGCAGGAACATTGCCAGGCGCTGCTGGCGCAGGCCGGTTTCGGCCAGTACGAGGTCAGCGCCTACGCGCGCCCCGGCCGGCAGAGTGCGCACAACCTGAACTACTGGCGTTTCGGCGATTACCTGGGCATCGGTGCCGGCGCGCACGGCAAGATCAGCTCGGGCGCCGAGGAACACGTGCTGCGCCGCTGGAAGCTGAAGCACCCGCAGGCCTACCTGGACAGCGCCGGCACTCCGGCCTCGTTCGGTGGCGACGACGTGATCGCAGCCGAACGCCTGCCGTTCGAGTACATGCTCAACCTGCTGCGCCTGCACGAAGGTTTCGGCCTGCGCGATTTCGAGTCGCGCACGGGGCTGTCGCGCAGCGTGCTGGACGCACCGCTGGCCGAGGCCGTGCAGCGCGGCTGGCTGGAAGTCACGGATGGGCATGTGCAGCCGACCGAGCTGGGCCGCCGATTCACCAACGACGTGGTAAGCCTGTTCCTGGAAGATTGATCCTCGCGTGACAGAGGGTCGTGCCGGCCGCTGGCCGGCAATCCGGTAAAGACAGCGCTGCCGGCCAGCGGACGGCACTACCGTTCATCCGCCGGGCATGACCGGACGAACTGCACGCGCATTCACCCTAAAGTAGCGCTGACCGCGGCCGACACGGTAGATTCACAAGATCGATCCGCGGGAATCCGGGTACCGCTCGCCGATGTCAGCTGTCTTTTCCATTACCTCTGCCGACAAAGCCCGTCTGGCCGCCAGCGACCTGCCTCCGCGGGTGCGTGAGCTGCTGGGCGCGTTGATCGGCCTGTGCCGGCAAACGCTGGCCGCGCCGCTGATCCTGACCGTTGAAGCGCTGGAGCAGACGCTGCTGCACGACGCCGACCGCGCACGCAATCCGATGCAGCAGGCAGATCTGATGGCCCAGCGGGGCCAGCTGCATGCCTTCGCCGGCCATTTCGCCGACCGCATGCTCGATGCCGTGGCCGAAGCACTGGCGGGCCTGCGCGAGCCGTCCACCACCACCGCTGCCCATGCCACGCCGCCGCCCTTGCCGGGCATGCTGGGCCTGTCGCTGGTCGATGAGCGCGAGGTGGATCGCGACCTGCTGCTGACCGAGATGGTCCGGCGCGAGACCCTGCGCTCAACCAATACGTTGAACCTGCTGGGCCAGCGCCTGGGTGTGCTCGCAGCGGCGCCGGCGTTCGAGGCCGATACCCTGCCACTGGCACCGCAGGCCCTGTGCGCGATGGTGCGCCGGATCGCCGAACAGGACACCCTCGGCGTGGAGGTGCAGCTTGCGCTGTACCGCAGCTTCGAGCGGCAGGTACTGGAGCGCCTGGGTGACATCCTGGACCGCGCCAACGCGCTGCTGGCCCAGCACGGTGTGCTGCCGGGCCTGGTCTACACCCCCTACCTGGCACGCTCGTCGAGCACGCGGAGGATCCTCACCCAATCGGTGGGTGGCGGCCGCGCAACGCAGCCTGCCAAACGTACCGCCGCGCCATTGACCGGCTGGAACGGCTCCGCCCCCGCCGGTTCCTGGTCGAACCTGGTGCAGGATGCCTTCAACGATACAGGCAGCGCGGGTCCCGCCGCCCCTGGCGTGACCACGTCCACCAGCAGTGCGCTGCACGAACTGCTGCAGCAGGCCCGCCATGCCACGACGGTCCCTGCAGATACTGCGGCCGTGCCCAGCGCAGCGGTCGATGCGGTCCTTGCACGCCTGCAGGCCCAGTCCAGCGCGGCCACCGGTGTTGCCGACCTGCAGGCTGCCGTGGTCGCGCAGCTGCGCAGCGAGCACGGCGCTACTGCCGAGCTGGGCAGCCACGACCGTGACAATCTTGACCTGCTGCGCATGCTGATGCAGCAGGTACAGCAGCAGCAACGCCCCGATCCGGTGCCTGCCGCGCTGCTCGCCCGCCTGCAGGTGCCGCTGGCGCGCGCGGCGATGGCCGACCCCGGTTTCTTCGTGCGCGACGAACACCCCGCACGCGAACTGCTCAACCAGATTGCCGAAGTCGGCGCCAACTGGCTGGGTGACGATGATGTGGATCCGCAGCTGCTGCAGCGCATGGCGCAGAGCGTGCAGGGCCTGCTGGGCCAGGACGCGCGCTCGCCCGAGGCCTTCGCCACCGCCAACGAAGACGTGCAGCAGCACCAGCGCGCGGCGGCCCATCGCGCCGAATTGGCCGAGCGCCGCCACGTCGAGGCCGCACGCGGCAAGGAACGACTGGAACTGGCACGTCGCCAGGCCAATGCACAGATCGACCAGTGCTGTGACGCACAGGAGCCGCCGCGCTTCGTGCAGACCCTGCTGCGCCAGGCCTGGGCCGATGCACTCACCCTCACCCGCCTGCGCCACGGCGACGATTCACCGCAATGGCAGGAGCGCCTCCACCAGACCGAGCGCATCGCCGCGGTAACCGCGCAGGCCGTCGATGCCCCCGGCGGTACCGATGCCTCGCTGGCCAGCGATGTCGAGTCCGCGCTGGTGCAGGTCGGCTATCACGCCGAGGAAGCCGCCGCCGTTGCGCGCCGCCTGGCCACGCCCGGCGGCGAGGACGAAAGCACCTCGCGCACTGAACTCAGTGCACGGCTGAAGGCGCGTGCACGGCTGGGCGAACATGCCGCCAGCGGCAGCGGCCCCGCGTCGCTGGCACCGCGCAGCAGCGCCGAAGAGGCCGCCTACCAGCAGCTGGGCACCCTGCCCTTCGGCAGCTGGTTCGACATCGACAACGGCGATGGCAGCCTGCGCCGGCAGCGCCTGTCCTGGTACAGCCTGCTGACCGGCCACGCCCTGTTCGTCAATCCGCGCGGGCAGAAGGTCGCCGATACCGACCTCGACACGCTCGCCCGGCAGATCAGCGCCGGACGCGCGCAGCTGGTCACCGAAGACAAGGGCCGGCTGGTCGATCGCGCGTGGCAGGCCAGCCTCGGTGCGCTGCGCGCGCTGGCCGGCGGCCGTTCCAGGGAGACCTCCGTTTGAACACCCAACCACCGCAGGACACCCGCCGCGCACCGCGCCGCCAGGTTTCGGACCTGGTGCCGGTGACCGACCAGATGCGCGAAAGCGTGGTGGGCCGGCTCGGTAATGTCTCCGAGACCGGCATGCTGATGCTGGCCAGCACGCCGCTGCGCGAGGACGCGCTGTACCAGTTCCGCTTCCCGTTGCCGATGGGCGACGGCCGCCACGAGGCCATCGACGTGGGCGTGCACCTGCTGTGGAGCGAACCGGCGCATGTGCCGGGCCAGAGCTGGACCGGCTTCCGTTTTCTCACCCTGTCGCGCGAACATCGGCAGCTGCTGCGCAAGTGGGTGGGCGAAGACAGCGACGAGGGACCGGTTTCGACGGCCTGAGTGCCGGTTCCAGCACAGCGGTTTTTCCCGGTATGCGGCAGAATCTAGGGCCGTTTTCCGTGTCGAGCCACCGCAATGATCCAGCAAGACCCCGGCGCCCTGTATCCCGACCACCTGGCCGTGCTGTGCCGACGTGCCGAACAGGCGCTGGCCCGCGGCGGCTTCGATCACCTGGTGGTGCCCAGCGGCACCCTGCACTACCAGGTGTTCGACGATCGCGATTACCCGTACGCGGTCAATCCGCAGTTCAAGGCCTGGCTGCCGCTGACCCGCGTGCCCAACAGCTGGATCGTGTTCACCCCCGGCAAGCGCCCGGCGGTGATCTTCCACCAGCCCTTCGATTACTGGCACGTGGTGCCGGACGCACCGAGTGGCTGGTGGGTGGAGCACTTCGACATCCACATCATCCGCAAGCCCGAGGAGGCGCTTGCCCTGCTGCCGGCAGACCCGTCGCGCTGCGCGATCCTCGGCGAACCGCAGAGCACGCTGGGCAGCTACGTGCCGAACAACCCGGCACCGGTGGTGAACTACCTGGAATGGCACCGCGGCAGCAAGACGCCGTATGAAATCGCGCTGATGCGCCAGGCGCAGGTGCTGGGCGTGCGCGGCCACCGCGCCGCCGAAGCCGCGTTCCGCAACGGCGCCGACGAGTTCAGCATCCACATGGCGTACTGCCAAGCGGTGGGCCAGGACGCCAACGAGCTGCCCTACGGCAACATCGTGGCGCTGAATGAACATGCCGCCGTGCTGCATTACACCGAGCTGGGCCGCAAGGCACCGCAGCCGCTGCGCAGCTTCCTGATCGATGCCGGCGCCAGCGCGCACGGCTATGCCAGCGACATCACCCGCACCTACGCCGCGCAGGGCCACGACGAATTCGCAGCGATGATCGCCGCCGTCGACGCCGCCCAGCAGCAGATGTGCGCGGCGGTGCGCCCGGGCTTCGACTACAAGCAGCTGCACGTGGACGCACATCTTTCACTGATGGGCGTACTGAAGGACTTCGGCGTGATCAAAGTGTCGCCGCAGACCGCAGTTGAAACCGGCGTCAGCGCCGCGTTCTTCCCGCACGGCATCGGCCACCTGATCGGCCTGCAGGTGCACGACGTGGCCGGTTTCGCAGCCAGCGACGAGGGTGGCCGCATCGAGCGCCCGGCGGGCCATCCGTACCTGCGCCTGACCCGCGTACTGGAACCGGGCATGGTGGTGACCATCGAACCGGGCCTGTACTTCATCGACATGCTGTTGAACGAAGTGAAGGACGCCGGCCAGGGCGATGCGATCAACTGGGACCGCGTGGACTTCTTCCGTCCGTATGGCGGCATCCGCATCGAAGACGAGGTGCTGTGCACCGAGGGCGAAGCGGACAACCTGACGCGGCCGGAGTTTGCGGCGGCCAACGGCTGAGCCCCTCGTGGTTGGCCGCTTGGAGCAAAAGCCGCGCTTGGCGGTGCGGGTGGGCCATGCAGGGGACGCTGCAAGTACGTCCCTGTAAGCTCGATGGCGCCATCCATGGCGCCAACGCCCCTGCATGGCCCACCCGCCCCACCTTTGACAGTTTCCTGCGCGCGTCCAACCACGGAAAAGAAAAAGGAAAAGCAAAAGCGGGTCGCTCGCTGCGCTCGCTCCGTGTCGACCAAGGTCGACACCTACCAACAGCCGCAGCAGCCAGTAGATCCACGCCATGCGTGGATGATTCATTCGATATCTGACAGATGTGCCGACCAACGGTCGGCACCCACCAACAGCCGCAGGAACCTGTCAGATGTGGGGCGGTGTGGGTGGGCAGGACCGTTGGCGCCATGGATGGCGCCATCGAGCCCCCATGGATGGGTTTACGGCGTGTCCTGACCACCCACACCGCCCCGCCATCCCACGGAATGCCGCTCTTGCTTTCGCCGTTGCCGTTGCATTGAGCAGGTGCAGGGCTGCAAGCCCTGCAGAAAAGCCCCTTACCCCGCCATTACCGCTTCGATCTCGTCGGCGCTGCGCGCCAGGCCTTCGGTCAGCACGCGATGGCCGTCATCGGTGATCAGCACGTCATCCTCGGTACGGATGCCGATACCGCGCCAGCGCGGTTCCACCGTCGTATCGTCCACGCCGACATACAGCCCCGGCTCGATGGTGAACGCCATGCCCGGCTCCAGCAGGCGCGAATCGCCCGCCAGGCGGTAATCGCCCACATCGTGCACGTCCAGCCCGATCCAGTGCCCGGTCTTGTGCCGGTAGAAACGCTGGTACTGGCCTTCGGACAGGTTCTTTTCCAGCGTGCCCTTCAGCAGGCCCAGCCGCAGCAGGCCCTCGGTCAGGGTCTGCACCGCCGCCAGGTGGCCGGCCTCGTACGGCACGCCCGGCTTGGCCTGGGCCAGCGCCGCAGCCTGCGCATCGCCGACCAGGTCGTGCAGCGCGCGCTGCTCGGCACTGAAGCGGCCATTCACCGGGAAGGTGCGGGTGATGTCGCTGGCATAGCCGCGATATTCCGCGCCGGCATCGATCAGCACCAGCTCGCCGTCACGCGAACGTGCGTTATTGTCGCGGTAATGCAGGATGCAGCCGTTGCGGCCCGCACCGACGATGCTGCAGTAGGCCGGCACGGCATCGTTGGCGCGGAACACGCGTTCCAGTTCGGCCTGCAGTTCGTATTCGTGGATGCCGGCCTTCGCCACTTTCATCGCCGCCAGATGTGCGCGCACACTGATCTGCGCGGCGTGGTGCATCAGCGCCACTTCCGCGCCGGACTTGAACAGGCGCTGCTCGTGCAGCAGGTGGCCCAGCTCCAGGAACTCATGCGGCGGCTGCGCACCGTGGCGCACCTGCGAACGCACGCGGTTGACCCAGCCGATCAGCTTCAGGTCGAAATCGGCGTCACGGCCGAAGTGGTAGTAGACGCGCGAACGCCCTTCCAGCAGGCCCGGCAGGATGTCGTCCAGATCGTCGATCGGGTACGCATCGTCCATGCCGTACTGCGCCACCGCGCCTTCCTGGCCGGCGCGGCTCCCGTCCCAGGCCTCACGCTCGGCATCGCGCTCGCGGCAGAACAGGATGGCCTCGCCGTGGCGTCGCCCCGGGATCAGCACCAGCACTGCTTCCGGCTCCGGGAAGCCGCTCAGGTACTGGAAGTCCGAATCCTGGCGGAACGGGTAATGGGTATCGAGGCTGCGCACCTTCTCGGCCGCGGCCGGCAGCACGAGGATCGCGTCCTCGCCGGCCATGTCCATCAGCTGGCGGCGGCGACGCTTGTATTCGCCGGCCGCGATGCCGGTGCGCTGCTTGATATCCATCAGTTCAGGCGCTGCCGATGGCGCGAGGCCAGCACCACGTCACCGTGCAGCAGCAGTACCGCCACGCGGATGAATTCCTCGATCTCCGAGAGGGCTTCGTCGTCATCATCTCCACCGGCTTCGAAATCCTCGCTGGAGGCACGGGCCAGGCTGGCCATGTCGGTCAGCGCTTCTTCGCCCTCTTCGGACAGGGTCGGGCGACGGCCGCCGCTGCCCAGGCCGAAGCCGCCCAGGAAGGAACGGGTCCAGCTGAACATGGCATCGGCCTGCGCGGACACGTCGTCAGTGTCGGTCAGCAGCAGCTCGAAGGCGAAGTCGCGGTCTTCCAGCTGCTTGATGGTGGCCTGCAGCAGCTGCCCCAGCACGCTGTCGGCGGCCACCGGCGGCAGGTTGTCGTCGGCCAGCACGCGCGCCGGCCAGTCATTGCCGGGGGCGCCGCCGGCGGCCAGCCAGCCACACAGCGCGCCGTGCAGCTCGGCAGCGGTGGCGCCCAGGCCCAGCTCCTGGCTGGCGCGGGTAACGTCGTCGACGGAGGGAAGTTCGGTCATCGTGCGGCTCGTTCGGAATAAGGAAACCGGGGCGCACACGCGCGCCCGTGAGACCCCGTAGTGTAGCAACCCGACGGCATCCTCTCTGCGGCCGTCAGGCCTTGCTGCGACAACGCTTGACCGCCCTTACCCGGCTTGCCTATCGTGCCTGCATGGAACCCGCCGACCCCCTTGCCCAGCTGCAGGACTTCGCCGCCCGCGTGGAAGCGTTGCTTGAACGCAACCAGCGCTTGGCCGAGGAGAACCGCAGCCTGCGCCACCAGCAGGAACAGCTGGTGGCCGAGCGTTCCACGCTGCTGGCCAAGAATGAGCAGGCGCGCTCGCGGGTGGAAGCAATGATCAGCCGGCTCAAATCCCTGGAGCAGCACACATGAGCGCCGAACCGGTCAGTGTCCGCATCCTCGATCGTGAATACACCGTGGGTGTCGGCGGCGACGAACGCGACAGCCTGATGGCTGCTGCGCGCCTGCTCGATGCGCGCATGCGCGAGATCCGCGGCAGCAACCGCATGGCCGCCGTGGACCGCGTCGCCGTGCTGGCCGCGCTGAACCTGGCCCATGAACTGCAGCTGCTGCGCGACGAGAACGCCCGCCAGGCAGTGGCACTGCAGCAGACGCTGGCCGACCTGAACCGGCGCCTGGACCGCGCGATCGACGGCACCCCATAGAAAAAGGGGACGGAGGGAATTAAGGCGCATTCGCCCCTTCCGTGCTGGAAACGCCTTAATTCCCTCCGTCCCCTTTTCGCGTATCTGAATTGGCACGGACTGTTGCCGACGAACGGCCTATCCAGATCGTGCGTGCTGGCTATAATGGCCACGCGTTCTCTGCGGTACTCGACGGCATGTGCAAACATTCGCCTTGTCCCTTAAGAACGACACCGGGAGCGCGACAGCGCCGGGAGTGCAGGTCCGCCTTGTAGCGGGAAGCCCGATGGTTCTCCAGCGTTCCCACTTGAGCCCCCGGGTTCAAGGTCGTTTCGCATGCATCGACATTGCGGAGAATGCAATATTCCAGCAAGGGCGGCGTCTTCGGGCGTCGCCCTTGTTCTTTCCGGCACAATAACGGCTGATCCTCGCCGCTCGCTGCCATGACCGACCCGCGCCAGGCCCTGCGCCACGACCTGCGGCAACGCCGCCGTGACCTTTCCGCCGGTGAGCGTATCGCCGCCGCCGAATCGCTTGCCGATGCCCTGCTCGCCCTGCCGTTCGCCCCGCGCGAAGGCGCCGTGGCCGGCTACTGGGCGCTGGATGGCGAAATCGCCCTGCACCGCTGGCAGCTGCAGCTGCCCGAAGGGCTCACCTACTGCCTGCCGGTACTGGCGGGTGACGTGCTGCGCTTCGCACCGTGGCGCCCCGGGCAGCCGCTGACCAGCAACCGCTATGGCATTCCCGAGCCGGACGTGGCGATGGAAGACACCCTGGAACCGGCGCAGATGGCGCTGGTAGTGACCCCGCTGGTGGGTTTCGACACACAGTGCCGGCGGCTGGGCATGGGGGGCGGCTGGTATGATCGCAGCTTCGCCTTCCGCCACGACCGGCCGGCGCCGCCCTGGCTGGTCGGTGCTGCATTCGCGGTGCAGCAGGTCGAGTCCTTGCCGGTGGCGTCGTGGGACGTGCCGGTGGATGCGATCTGCACCGAAGACGGCACCCTGTTCCCCTCCGCTGCCCCCGTGAACGCATGACCGCCCGCAAGCGCTACTGGCTGATGAAGTCCGAACCGGACGCCTTCTCCATCGATGACCTCGCCAAGGTCAAGGTCGAACCCTGGAACGGGGTGCGCAACTACCAGGCGCGCAACTTCATGCGCGATGGCATGCAGGTCGGCGACGGCATCCTGTTCTACCACTCCAATACCAAGGTGCCCGGCATCGTCGGCCTGGCCACGGTCGCCAGCCCGGCCTACCCGGACGATACCCAGTTCGATCCCGAATCCGACTACCACGACCCCAAGAGCACGCGCGAGAACCCGCGCTGGATGCTGGTGGACGTGGGCTTCGACCGCAAGCTCAAGCAGGTGATCGCGCTGGACGAGATCAAGCTGCACGCCGAGGAGCTCGGTGAAGGCTTCCCGCTGGTTGCCAAGGGCAACCGCCTGTCGGTGTTCCCGGTGACCGCCGCGCAGTGGAAGCTGCTGCTGTCGCTGGAAAAGAAATCCTGATTCCCTGCCTGAGAGTTCTCCCATGTCCGAAGCCAAGCGCCTGGCCGCCGAGAAAGCCATCGAGTACGTTGAAGACGGCATGATCGTCGGTGTCGGCACCGGTTCCACCGTGGCCTATTTCATCGATGCCCTGGCCCGCATCCAGCACCGC
The sequence above is a segment of the Stenotrophomonas maltophilia genome. Coding sequences within it:
- a CDS encoding YicC/YloC family endoribonuclease, translated to MIRSMTAYAGGERVTPWGTLGCELRSVNHRFLEVGTRLPEELRALEPQLRERIAARLSRGKLDLVMRLRAPEAAANLQVDEALLGQLGRLAHRLTSDFPNLQVSFTDLLQLPGVTRGEATDAAALQVEALALLDQVLDGFVEAREREGGKLSAAISERVDGIERIATEVRTLIPAIRDGQRAKLAARLADLPHPVDPGRAEQELVLWLQKLDVDEELDRLGSHIVEIRRVLKQREPVGRRLDFLLQEFNREANTLGSKSVDSRTSNAAVELKVLIDQIREQVQNIE
- the rph gene encoding ribonuclease PH, with amino-acid sequence MSDSRPSGRQPDQLRPVVIQRGFTRHAEGSVLVCFGETRVLCTASVENRVPGFLRGKGEGWVTAEYGMLPRATHTRSDREAARGKQGGRTLEIQRLIGRSLRACVDRNALGERTITLDCDVLQADGGTRTAAITGAYVALVDAVNVLMKRGDIKRNPILGAVAAVSVGVYRGTPVLDLDYAEDSDCDTDMNVVMNDGGGFIELQGTAEGHAFRRDELDALLGLAEKGVAELLAAQQAALSA
- a CDS encoding VOC family protein, encoding MNRRLALTTLVVADYDEAIAWYTGKLGFALLEDIDQGHKRWVVVGPTDGSAAALLLARASDEEQRSRIGNQTGGRVAFFLNTDDFHRDHAAMLATGVEFLEAPREEPYATVAVFRDLYGNTWDLLEPRQ
- the rdgB gene encoding RdgB/HAM1 family non-canonical purine NTP pyrophosphatase, which gives rise to MKKLVLASHNAGKLVEMQEILADLPLQITSAAELGLGDVEETGLTFVENALLKARAACEATGLPALADDSGLIVDALGGAPGLYSARYAGHPTNAAANNAKLLEAMADIPDGQRSARFYAVIVLLRHATDPQPLICEGRWEGQIIRELRGTNGFGYNPVFLDTTHGLTAAEMEPALKNAISHRAIALQQLKQQLATLY
- the hemW gene encoding radical SAM family heme chaperone HemW, whose amino-acid sequence is MPHAHDHCNHLPGEACSADHDSPPRLVPPPLSLYVHLPWCVRKCPYCDFNSHQAKGELPFDAYIDALLRDLDQDLPLVWGRVVHSVFFGGGTPSLFPPEAIDRFLQQASARLRFAPNAEITLETNPGTAEHGRFDRYRAAGVNRLSFGIQSFDDAMLKRLGRIHDSGEAERAVKMAQDAGYDNFNIDLMYALPEQTLAGAEADLERAFALQPAHISHYQLTLEPNTVFFARPPQGIPDEDNAWDMQEHCQALLAQAGFGQYEVSAYARPGRQSAHNLNYWRFGDYLGIGAGAHGKISSGAEEHVLRRWKLKHPQAYLDSAGTPASFGGDDVIAAERLPFEYMLNLLRLHEGFGLRDFESRTGLSRSVLDAPLAEAVQRGWLEVTDGHVQPTELGRRFTNDVVSLFLED
- a CDS encoding DUF1631 family protein produces the protein MSAVFSITSADKARLAASDLPPRVRELLGALIGLCRQTLAAPLILTVEALEQTLLHDADRARNPMQQADLMAQRGQLHAFAGHFADRMLDAVAEALAGLREPSTTTAAHATPPPLPGMLGLSLVDEREVDRDLLLTEMVRRETLRSTNTLNLLGQRLGVLAAAPAFEADTLPLAPQALCAMVRRIAEQDTLGVEVQLALYRSFERQVLERLGDILDRANALLAQHGVLPGLVYTPYLARSSSTRRILTQSVGGGRATQPAKRTAAPLTGWNGSAPAGSWSNLVQDAFNDTGSAGPAAPGVTTSTSSALHELLQQARHATTVPADTAAVPSAAVDAVLARLQAQSSAATGVADLQAAVVAQLRSEHGATAELGSHDRDNLDLLRMLMQQVQQQQRPDPVPAALLARLQVPLARAAMADPGFFVRDEHPARELLNQIAEVGANWLGDDDVDPQLLQRMAQSVQGLLGQDARSPEAFATANEDVQQHQRAAAHRAELAERRHVEAARGKERLELARRQANAQIDQCCDAQEPPRFVQTLLRQAWADALTLTRLRHGDDSPQWQERLHQTERIAAVTAQAVDAPGGTDASLASDVESALVQVGYHAEEAAAVARRLATPGGEDESTSRTELSARLKARARLGEHAASGSGPASLAPRSSAEEAAYQQLGTLPFGSWFDIDNGDGSLRRQRLSWYSLLTGHALFVNPRGQKVADTDLDTLARQISAGRAQLVTEDKGRLVDRAWQASLGALRALAGGRSRETSV
- a CDS encoding PilZ domain-containing protein — protein: MNTQPPQDTRRAPRRQVSDLVPVTDQMRESVVGRLGNVSETGMLMLASTPLREDALYQFRFPLPMGDGRHEAIDVGVHLLWSEPAHVPGQSWTGFRFLTLSREHRQLLRKWVGEDSDEGPVSTA
- the pepQ gene encoding Xaa-Pro dipeptidase, whose amino-acid sequence is MIQQDPGALYPDHLAVLCRRAEQALARGGFDHLVVPSGTLHYQVFDDRDYPYAVNPQFKAWLPLTRVPNSWIVFTPGKRPAVIFHQPFDYWHVVPDAPSGWWVEHFDIHIIRKPEEALALLPADPSRCAILGEPQSTLGSYVPNNPAPVVNYLEWHRGSKTPYEIALMRQAQVLGVRGHRAAEAAFRNGADEFSIHMAYCQAVGQDANELPYGNIVALNEHAAVLHYTELGRKAPQPLRSFLIDAGASAHGYASDITRTYAAQGHDEFAAMIAAVDAAQQQMCAAVRPGFDYKQLHVDAHLSLMGVLKDFGVIKVSPQTAVETGVSAAFFPHGIGHLIGLQVHDVAGFAASDEGGRIERPAGHPYLRLTRVLEPGMVVTIEPGLYFIDMLLNEVKDAGQGDAINWDRVDFFRPYGGIRIEDEVLCTEGEADNLTRPEFAAANG